CATGTAGTGAGTAATCAGGGGATAACAGTAGATCCTTCTAAGGGGGAGGCAGTGATGGAGTTGGGGCGACGAATCTCAGTAAcagagataaggagttttctgggcttagctggCTATTATTGGAGATTCATCAAAAGCTTTTCTCAGATAGCGTTGCCACTGACAAAGTTGACCCGCAAGGATACACCATTTGTCTGGACTTTTGAATGCGAGGAGAGTTTTCAAGCGCTGAAACAAAAGTTGACCATTGCACCTGTATTGGTGTTGCCTGAACCAAACGAATCGTTTGatgtgtactgtgatgcctcactaaagggatTGGGGTGTGTGCTAATGCAGCACCGGAATGTGGTGGCATATGCCTCACAATAGTTGAGACCTCAAGAAGTTAATTACCCGACGCATGACTTCAAACttgctgcggttgtgtttgcactgaaggtgtggaggcattacctcTGTAGAGTTAAATTTCAAGTTTTCTCttatcacaagagcttgaaataccttTTTTATCAAAAAGAACTTAATATGTggtagaggaggtggatggagttacTGAAAGACTACGACTTTGAGCTGAGTTACAATCCAGGGAAAGCGAATATTGTGGCAGATGCCTTAAGTCAGAAATTCTTGTGTGCTACGTGGATAATGCTTCGAGAAGAAGAGAAACTTAAAGCATTTGAGAGGTTGAAGATAGGTGTTCAAGAAGTATCTGGTACTCTATATTTGAGTCAGCTTCaaatttcaagtgattttaaatctGAGATTGAAAAAGCTCAGCAGGATGATAAGGAATTGCAGAAGGTATTACTGGCTATTGAGCAAGGAATGTGGTAGAGAGTGTCAGAGGACAAAAATGGATTATGGATGTTCAAGGACCGAATTATTGTGCCGAACGTCGGATCCTTACGACAAGACATCTTGAGGGAAGCACATAAAAACGAGTTTTCTATTCATTTGGGAAGCAACAAGATGTATCAAGATTTAAAAGctatgttctggtggcctggtaTGAAAAATGATGTGGTGGAacatgtttcaaagtgcttaacttgttaGAAAGTGAAGATTGAATACCAGAGACCTTCCAGGACTTTGCAACCATTGGAGATTccgcaatggaaatgggagagtattGCGATGGACTTTGTATCTGGATTGCCGAGAACAAGGGCCGATTTTGACGCTGTCTGGGTGAtcgtggaccgactgacgaaatCAGCTCAGTTTTTACCCATTCGGATGAACTatacccttgaggagctagcacgTTTGTACATAAaagagattgtgagacttcatgttGTGCCTTCCACTATAATTTCTGACAAAGATCCCCGTTTCACTTCAAGGTTCTGGGGTACATTTCAGAGAGCTTTTGGAACCTGGTTAAGCTTGAGTatagcttaccatcctcaaatagATGGTCAATCTGAGAGGATAATCCAAACCTTAgaagatatgttgagagcttgtgttctgGACCAGCTGGCGAGGTGGGATCAGTACATGCcgctagtggagtttgcatacaataacagcgaccatgcgagcatcggaatggctcagTATGAGGCTCTGTATAGGAAGAAGTGTTAATCTCTGCTATGCTGGTATGAAGCTGTGGAGAAAAGCTTGTTGGGACCTAACATGATAGCTGAAACTACTGAACAACTCAAAAAAAATTGAGATAGGATGCTCACTGCTCAGAGTTgtcagaagagttacgccgatcagaggcggaagccatTGAAGTTTGAGGAAGGAGACTATGTTTTTCTTAAGTTTACTTCAACAACCAGAGTAGATAGAGCAATTAAAATGAAGAAactgaatcctcgatacattggtccgtTTCAGATTCTTGAGAGGGTTGGACCGGTGGCATATGGGATAGCTCTACCACCTCACCTTTCGAACCTGCACAACGTATTTCATCTGCCGCAGCTTTGaaagtatactcctgatgctagccatgtgttagaacctaaATCGGTCCAGTTAAATAAAGATTTGACACTCCAGGTGACTCCGGTCAGAATTGACGATACGAGTATTAAACGGTTACGCGAAAAAGAGGATTCGTTAGTTAAAGTTGTGGGGAGTCGGACTGGTATtgaagagcatacttgggaacttgagttggAAATGCGAACAGACTACCCGCacctattctcaggtaactgaatttTAATTTTGTGGGAAAAATTCCtatttaggtgggtagaatgtgaAACTtggttaattaataaaaaattaatccacaaattaaaatttattctagaaaattagaaatgtaaattttatagttgaatatgatagagaaaattaaaacgagaatttcgacactaaatttaaagaatttggcccaagattgggaaGAACGGGTCGAACCGGGCGAACCAGacccgtattgggcccaaggcccagccAAGCCTCATAAATCAAATGGGTTCAGCACCCTCTTCTTCCCCACATAAGCAAAACACGCTGAAAGGGAAAGGGGGAGCTTGAAACCCTTGCCCAAATTCAACTCAAACTTcatttgatcataacttttgattcggagctcCGATCACTACACTGTTTACGGCCACGTGACCACatcgtcgagctctacaaagcccttAAACTTTGTTCAATAGGTATGCCACGAATTCCTCTCTGATTTCCCAGCCCTTGAATTTGAAATTATTGgacaaaagtgttgagattttgagcttttgatgttataggatctagTTAGCTTAAGGGAAAGGCTTAATCTCACTCCTTTGATCCTTGGGTATGGTAAGGAATTCTCAACCCTAGTAAAATTCGTGATTTAAGGTTTTTGGGTATTAAGTTGTTATGTTTGGATGTGATATTGTAGATTAGGTAGTGTGTATATGTATGTTGGAGCTTGATTGAGTTGGAAAGCTTGGAATGGGTCTTTGGTGCTGAAAAGTTTGTTTGAAGGGTGTTGGAGTCTTGAAGGTTTGAGGAAAGTTGAATTGGAGGTGTTCTACGTTGAgcggggaatcggccaaggtatagtttcggttttctgtatctaaaatgtaatgtaatgtgaaaacttaggctagtgaccctaggataggaattgaattattgatgttgttgattggttgagatgGATTGTGTAGATTATGTATGTGGTTAGTGCTTTTGGAGGGTTTTGATGGAATCTTGTATGTAAGATATGCATGCCTTAGTAAATGATTAATGGTTGGTGGGATTGAATTGGggttggtaccatgttgatggtgaaaatGATGTTAATTGTATGTATAGTGGTTGATCGAATTGAATATTGTTAGAATTGATTCAAGTGAGATTGGTTAAAAGTGGTGAATTGGTGAATTTTGGATTGAGTAAGAAAGTTTAGAATTGAATGAGAATGTTTGATGTTGCATTGGTAAGTTTGGATTGGTTTAAAAAGGTTTTGGAATTGGTGTATGTTTAAAATTGAGGTttggttatttttttgaaaattgtgatTTTCGCCCAACTTTGGTGGAGCATAACTTGGTCTCCAAACATCCGATTTATGTCAAACTTGTATAGAAATAAAATTTGGTTTGAGACGTTTATGCCATTCGAAGAACggaggaaaaatattttaaaatgaggaagttatgctCGATCAAAGATTGGTATGTAAGTTGAAAAATCTGGACTTAGCAGCTTTTTGGTGGTGTTACATTGTATGTGTAAGCAAACATTTCCATACGTATGCGTCGAATTTGCCATTTCACACGTACGCATCGCCTATGCGTGCGCGAGGTTAGAAAGAAAGTgcacgtccacgcgtacgcgtcatcgacgCATACGCTTCACTAAAAATTTCCCAACTCCAGATTTGAAAAATTATCGCAGACGTTGGACTCAGCATTGGTTTGGCAACGTTCCCTCTAACGTTGGcttacccacgcgtgcgcgtcacccacgcgtgcgcgtggagtgtcAAATTTCCAtgctcacacgtgcgcgtcactgCTAATTTCTCCACCTCCAGAATTGAACTTTTTATCGCaagcgttggaggtaacgttggtttggcaacgttccctccaacgttggctttGACATGCATGtgcatcatccacgcgtacgtgtggagtATCAAAATTCCACGATTCACACgtgtgcgtcacccacgcgtacgcatca
The DNA window shown above is from Arachis ipaensis cultivar K30076 chromosome B08, Araip1.1, whole genome shotgun sequence and carries:
- the LOC110265328 gene encoding uncharacterized protein LOC110265328; the encoded protein is MELLKDYDFELSYNPGKANIVADALSQKFLCATWIMLREEEKLKAFERLKIGVQEVSGTLYLSQLQISSDFKSEIEKAQQDDKELQKKVKIEYQRPSRTLQPLEIPQWKWESIAMDFVSGLPRTRADFDAVWVIVDRLTKSAQFLPIRMNYTLEELARLYIKEIVRLHVVPSTIISDKDPRFTSRFWGTFQRAFGTWLSLSIAYHPQIDGQSERIIQTLEDMLRACVLDQLARWDQMLTAQSCQKSYADQRRKPLKFEEGDYVFLKFTSTTRVDRAIKMKKLNPRYIGPFQILERVGPVAYGIALPPHLSNLHNVFHLPQL